Below is a genomic region from Campylobacter geochelonis.
TTGAGTATATGATTTTCCCGCTTGGAGAGATGTTAAAAAGTGATGTTAAAAAACTAGCAAATCAGTTTCCAGAACTTATAGAAATCGCAGGACAAAGAGAAAGTAGTGAAATTTGTTTTGTGCCAAACAGCTATATTGAAATTTTGCAAAAGCATTATAACACCGATTTACCGGGCGTTGTAAGAGATACGAGTGGCAAAGAAGTTGGCAAACACAACGGATATATGCACTATACTATCGGCAAAAGACGCGGTTTTAGCGTGGATGGCGCACACGAACCACACTACGTAGTAAAAATCGACGCTAGTAAAAACGAAATCGTAGTTGGAGATAAGGACGAGCTTAAAGAAGATGAGTTTGAGACTGAAAATTTTAATAAATTTGCAAATTTAGATGATAAATTCGAGTGTTTTGTTAAAATTCGCTACCGAAGCGAAAAGCTAAAAGCCTTTGTTGAAGTTATAAACAATAGCGCAAAAGTCAAGCTAGAAACCCCAGCAAATGGCATAGCTAGCGGACAGCTCGCGGTTTTTTACGATGAAGATGAGAGAGTTTTAGCAAGCGGATTTATAAGCTAAATTTAGTAGCGATGGCTTTATAAAAATTATTTTATAGTCGCTAAATTTGAGTTGTTGGTTTGTGCTAGTTGGTTTTTTGGTTGTAAAGTTTATCTAAATTTTTATAAATACAAAGCTTGTTGTTGTGGTTTTTGCCTGTTGTAAAGGTTTTATCACTTTTTATAGATAAAACTTATTATAAATTTGCACTTTTTAAACTAAATGATATTGCATCTTTTGTGGATAAATATTTTAAATCATTTGTTTTATTTTTTTAAACCAAACATATCGGGTTATTAAGGCGAGTCAACATGGCTTTTGATTAGATATAAAGGGTTATTGTGATTGTTAAACAGGAGATGTTTATAAAATTTGGGATATTTTGTTTTAACAAGCTTGATTTATATACCGCTAAAAGAGCAAAATTTGGCTGTATTTTAGTCATAAGTAGATGGTTAAAAAGTGTAAATTTTTGCTGGATTTAAAAATTTAGTAAAATTTTAGTTTTATAAAAGTATGGTTAAATTACATTTTTTATCTGTTTTAAAGAAAATTAAAGATAAAATTATAAATTATTTCAAAAAAAGGAGTTGAGTTTATGTCGTGTCCCATGCTTTAAGGCTTTAAAAGACTTTAAGAGTTTTAAAAAAGATGGAACTACATTTTTGACTAAATTTAACTTTGTTATCCCACAAATTTTTATTTTGCTTTTTAGCTCGGGAGCATTTCACTGCAACTGTGTTTTTAAAAACAAAACCGCTGGATGTTTAAGACTGTTTAGGTTGCCTAAAAAGAGCGCTTACAGCTTTTCTCATAGTGATATTTTCCCTCCATTTCTCTTTTACGAAATGCAAAAACAGTTTAAATTTTGCTAAATCACAATAAATTAAAAATATAAAAAAAGGATAAAATATGATAAAAAATTATGTAACAGGTTTCCCAAGAATAGGTGAACAAAGAGAACTTAAAAAAGCATTAGAAGAGTTTTGGTCAGGTAAATGCGAGCTTAAAGAGCTTGAAAATGTCGCAAAAGAGCTTCGAGCAAGACATATCAAATATCAAGATGAAGCAAAGATTGATTTAATCAGCGTAAATGATTTCTCATTTTATGACATTATGCTTGATAATATGATAACTTTTGGTGCGATTCCGGCACGTTTTCGCGAGTTAAATGCAAGCGAGCAGTATTTTGCTATGGCAAGAGGAAACAAAAACGCCGTTGCTATGGAGATGACAAAGTGGTTTAACACAAACTACCACTACATCGTGCCTGAGGTAACAAATGACGTTAAATTTAGCCTAAATCCAGATAAGATAATCAACGAATACAAAGAGGCAAAAGCATTAACAAGCAAAAAACTAAAGATAAATTTAGTAGGACCGATAACTTTCTTAGCGCTATCAAAAGGGGGTTTTACAAGCAACCCACTAGATAGACTTGATGAGTTGGTTGAAAAATACACCGAGCTTTTAAAAGAGATTTCAAAACTTGATGATGAGCTTATCGTTCAAATTGATGAGCCAATTTTTGTAACAGATAGAGCGGCTGGACTAGTTAAATTTATAGTTCCAACTTACGAGA
It encodes:
- the mnmA gene encoding tRNA 2-thiouridine(34) synthase MnmA; the protein is MKIMVAMSGGVDSSMVAKLLKDSGHEVIGCYMKLHAKPGYHEENIRKVEKVGKFLGIETKVLDLQNEFNKLVYEPFVNIYKSGKTPNPCALCNRLIKLGKLLEFALTLGCEKLATGHYVRVENGLLKKAFDESKDQSYFLANIDKKALEYMIFPLGEMLKSDVKKLANQFPELIEIAGQRESSEICFVPNSYIEILQKHYNTDLPGVVRDTSGKEVGKHNGYMHYTIGKRRGFSVDGAHEPHYVVKIDASKNEIVVGDKDELKEDEFETENFNKFANLDDKFECFVKIRYRSEKLKAFVEVINNSAKVKLETPANGIASGQLAVFYDEDERVLASGFIS